A region from the Lolium perenne isolate Kyuss_39 chromosome 4, Kyuss_2.0, whole genome shotgun sequence genome encodes:
- the LOC127297439 gene encoding uncharacterized protein, with amino-acid sequence MAAVMDLDLNCSPPEPEPPVQQGHHRLQRAMLRQEHTFRHQVKDLHRMYWSHNNLPNGRPFWEQQPGNVLYARHSLDGSSRMMDLNESETHPDMSRRFYELGAENLGGEGSSRRKPDHGGGQGRSGYRPMIDLERPATSEDDDDVEIISSARFSDYTNRKGSTGSSDTPDSHSPVKEKITASGGMLIDLNVAQENDFSGFADPSKVFCSLLSSSSTIQSGECCGNSSKAFHMAGESSVGSSKGSSITVVTSISAPDSARKVIAAGFCDPQSSSQPFHVDASKHVTHFRGNIQHHHTLHDVSGLSSQGNMGFPREAFSVGSGGRNASSVENRDNQRGFDLNGEMEGFDLNVSVGSIELPSTIASSLSENHLNGDGSEKLASSLYFTENEGQRNVSSVESPTIRDCREADSIDGNSVRSPESGIATNRQISIPETPQGRDYACPRLRPSSNTAPTNLDTTSMHQPGTEEDEKIAATAAETLVSIFTDNSAWITDSRCSNNKTDDREASDEPQVSLDSFEEGVMNLEQMRDDADSIPVRAPDKDGPSCGIKLKRGRGMRDFQREILPGLVSLARHEICDDLHAIGYELRKTRRRNPGDKYAPSTRSRLPRRCSNAWN; translated from the exons ATGGCGGCGGTCATGGATTTGGATCTCAACTGCTCGCCGCCGGAGCCGGAACCGCCAGTCCAGCAGGGCCACCACCGCCTCCAGCGCGCAATGCTCCGCCAAGAACACACCTTCCGCCACCAG GTGAAGGACCTGCATCGGATGTATTGGTCTCACAACAATCTCCCGAACGGTAGGCCCTTCTGGGAGCAGCAACCCGGCAATGTGTTGTATGCTCGGCATTCCCTGGATGGTTCTTCTCGCATG ATGGATTTGAATGAAAGCGAAACTCATCCAGATATGTCGCGTCGTTTCTATGAGCTAGGGGCAGAGAATCTGGGTGGCGAGGGTTCTTCCAGGAGAAAACCTGATCATGGCGGTGGACAGGGGAGGTCTGGCTACCGCCCTATGATTGATTTAGAGAGACCGGCAACATCGGAAGATGACGATGATGTGGAGATTATTTCTTCTGCCCGGTTCAGTGACTACACCAACCGCAAAG GTTCAACTGGATCTAGTGATACCCCAGACAGTCATTCACCTGTCAAAGAAAAGATTACTGCATCTGGAGGCATGCTTATTGACCTGAATGTTGCTCAAGAAAATGATTTCAGTGGTTTCGCTGATCCTTCGAAAGTGTTCTGTTCTCTTTTGTCTAGTTCAAGTACAATACAGTCTGGCGAATGCTGCGGTAACTCCAGCAAAGCATTCCACATGGCAGGCGAATCTAGCGTTGGATCATCAAAAGGGTCCTCGATCACAGTTGTAACATCCATCTCTGCTCCAGATAGCGCCAGGAAAGTGATAGCTGCAGGATTTTGTGACCCTCAGAGCAGTTCTCAGCCTTTCCATGTTGACGCTTCTAAACATGTCACGCATTTCAGAGGAAATATCCAGCATCACCATACACTACACGACGTTTCGGGATTGAGTTCTCAGGGTAACATGGGATTTCCTCGTGAAGCATTCTCAGTTGGGTCAGGTGGTAGAAATGCTTCTTCTGTTGAAAATAGGGATAACCAAAGGGGTTTTGACTTAAATGGTGAAATGGAGGGTTTTGACTTAAATGTGTCAGTTGGAAGCATCGAGTTGCCATCAACGATAGCCAGCAGTTTGAGTGAGAATCATTTGAATGGTGATGGTAGTGAAAAACTTGCATCCAGCCTTTACTTCACTGAAAATGAGGGCCAGCGAAACGTTTCTTCCGTTGAAAGTCCAACTATCAGAGATTGTCGCGAGGCTGATAGTATCGATGGCAACAGTGTACGGTCACCAGAATCTGGAATTGCAACTAACAGACAAATTTCGATTCCAGAAACTCCTCAAGGCCGTGACTATGCTTGTCCAAGATTGAGACCGTCGAGCAACACAGCACCAACTAATCTGGATACTACCAGCATGCACCAACCAGGTACAGAAGAAGATGAAAAAATCGCAGCCACGGCAGCCGAGACGCTTGTTTCCATATTCACGGATAACTCTGCATGGATCACAGACAGCCGCTGCAGCAACAACAAGACAGATGACCGGGAAGCAAGCGACGAACCTCAGGTTTCACTGGATTCTttcgaggaaggtgtgatgaaccTGGAGCAGATGAGAGACGACGCTGACTCGATCCCCGTGAGAGCACCGGACAAGGACGGGCCGTCCTGTGGGATTAAGCTGAAGAGAGGAAGAGGAATGAGAGACTTCCAGAGGGAGATACTGCCCGGGCTCGTCTCCCTGGCCAGGCACGAGATATGCGACGATTTGCATGCTATAGGGTACGAGCTCAGGAAGACTCGGAGGAGAAACCCTGGGGACAAGTATGCCCCGTCGACCCGATCACGACTACCTAGACGCTGTTCTAATGCATGGAATTAA